Genomic window (Capsicum annuum cultivar UCD-10X-F1 chromosome 10, UCD10Xv1.1, whole genome shotgun sequence):
TTGCTTTCTATTTCAAATGATGAACAATACTCAGGTTATGTCACAACCTCTCTTCAATACATGTCCAAATACAACCACTTACGAACCAAACAGCACTTATCAATCCAGCATTCAAATCCTACTGTCCTCTCTTGCCACTAATGCCACTAGACCAAACGGTTTCTACAATTCCTCAGCTAACAACATGGTCTACGGCAATTTCCTATGTCGTGGCGACGTCTCTACCAGCGATTGTCACCAATGCGTGACAACCGCTGGTATAGACATTTTGCAACTATGCCCGCAACGAAAAGTGGCGCTGGTATATTATGACAACTGCATATTACGTTATTCGGACCAGTATTTTTTTGGCACGCCAGATCAAAATCTGGCCAGAATTATTCTGTATAATACTCAGAATATTAGTGATCCAGATAATTTTAGACCAATTTTGGGTAGTATGTTAGATGACGTGGCGACCGCGGCGGCTAATGGTGGCTCAGCTAAGAAATATGCGACGAAAAGTGCCAACTATAGTTCGTTTCAGAAAGTGTACGCACTTGCACAGTGCACTCCTGATATTTCTGCAGCTAGTTGTAATACATGCCTTAGAGATGCCATATCAAACTTGCCTAGTTGTTGTGACAAGTCACAAGGTGCTAGAGTTGTTTTCCCTAGTTGTGGTGTAAGGTATACTCCCGTTCGATCcttcaaaaaatatttagttCTTTCGCTTCAATTTGCTTATTTTACTTTCCGTTTTAAAAAGAAAGCTGTCaagttgtttcttttttctttttctgacaGCTTTTTAATTCTATACATGTTTAAGATCAGAGTTTCACAAGATGAAAGGACATTTTAGTACATTcaacatatctttagtttaaaatcataaattcaaaagtCTTTTCTAGTTTTTAAAATGTGTCAAATCCAAAACTagataaacaaattgaaacatGGATAGAGAAACATATCATGTAGATTATTCGGAGTTCAACTAAACTCTATATTTGTTTAGATGTTATATGCGCACACACTACTTCCATTCAAATTTATGTGATGCGCTTTGACTGAACataaattttaagaaagaaagatgaactTTTAAAACTTCTGGTCTAAAATAAGAATACAAACTTACTTGCATACCTAAAACAAGGCATTCATATTTATGACTACAAGtttttacccatatttatatgagTACAAGTTatctcattaaaaataaaataaaatttttattttaaattgttttcaaaatataaaaggtaTATAGCATATCTTTATTCGGGACAAGTTTAAAACCAAAATGTATCGCTTAACTTAAACAGATAAAATATATGTGCATGTGCGTTTGAGagagaaattatttaatttcaggaCTTGTTAAATTCTGAACTCATAATTTTGAGAATACGAGTTACATTTTGGTATTTGTTTGTGCAGATACGAATTGTATCCCTTCTATAATGATACAGCAACCGTGTTCACACCACCGCCACCTGCTCCGCCACAAGCTTCATCTACTCCTCCCAATTCTTCAGGAGGTGATCGATATATAATTTATGTATACTGACAATATAATTTTATCCGATCATCTATAcactgaataaataaaatttataatatctGATCACCCAAATAATAACTacattaaattttcataaatagtGGAATAGTAAGCTagcaattaaaataaattacccTGTTATATGTAATCAGTACAAGTCAAGATGATTATTGTTGGATCGCTGGAGATTTATCGTAGATATAATTGTCGCTCCTTTGTCTGAcgatattttcaatatttttcccCTACACACAACgctataaaattattttcatacgTTGTCCATCAACATAAAATTGTGAAAACTTACCACCACATAATGTGAATTCATTTGACTTCATTGTGTGCAATAAAATATATGTCTAACTACATGATGTTTTTTATTCTGTAAACTTTTACCTGTTTTCCGGTACTAATCGTGGTAAAGTTAAAAATTTCAATAAGGATTGTTCAAGAATACTTTCAAGGTCTAATATATACGTACCAAAAGTAACAtttagtatatatacatatatcctgACCATCCTTTTTTATACATAGCTACGTCAAAGAGTATTAATTCAGATTATGTTTCAGGTGATTCGGATAAAAATCGGAGAATTTCAGCAGGAGTGATCGTTGCCATTGCTGTTTCTGCAGTTGTTTCAATCGTCCTTCTTATTGTGGTCTACTGTTACTTCAGAAGGAGAGCTTCTAAAAAATATGATGCCATAACGGATACTAAAGGTAAATCTAAGGACTAGTTTGCAAAAATCGAAAGGTTAATTTCACGAAAGCTCAATGAATTTTATTCcttaataaatttcataaaaatacaatatttttgtcACATCGAAGTAACTAACTCTtactatatatagaaaaaaattaaaagaaacttAGGGCAGATTTATTAATATTAATGTTGAAAAAATGGATCCAAGTAATTAAGTACAATAATTTCTCCTCTATACGTGTTTTTGGAcgactaaaattaaataataccTTGTGTTGTTTGTATATATCTCGAAAAATAATTACGTGAGTGTATAATCACTAATTATACATGAATTATATGTCTATTATACAGGATATGCATTGAATTTACTTTAATTATACACTACAAATTCAATAATTATGCACTATAAATTCAATGTATAATTAGTGTATGTGATTTGGGAAAAAAGATATAACTCCTGGGTTGCCGTTACTGTATCTGGTTTTAAGAGGGAAGAAATATGGAGTTATTTTGTGAAAAGGAAGTGTGGTTAATCTTTAAGAGCTTTTAGTGGATAAACATAAATTAATATGGTCACAATTTagggttattttttttataaattagatataaaaagttataaatatcATAGTCTTGGCTATATGTGTTGTTATCCCTAAAATAATTGTGTGTGACTTTACTTTACTACTTTACTACTAAAAAGTAGTAACTATTTTTTCATTGGAATTTTCCAAAAATCGTTCAGTAGCTATTTTCATAGAAAGTGgctatttttacataaattttgaCTCAGTCAGtaagaaaagaaatattataGCGAAAAATTTAAATAGCTTTCCAACGTTTCACTGAAACATGTTATCCACTATATGTTTTTTCAATGATCTGATTTGATAGAAAGTGAGtggaaaaaaatcatgttttataaCACTAAATACGGTGGGGTTTTTGGAAACACCTCTATATGTATTAGTTGACATACAACTAACACCGACGACTTATTATTGCTTACCCCCTTCGTCCCAGATTAGTTGatcatcttactaaaaataattgTTTCATTTAGTTGGTTAccttactaaatcaagaaagcattaattaattttttttcatattattcttgCAATAAATTACTTTTGAAAGTATCCACACCTGTTTGTAAAGTTTtttcaactaatatgaaacggggGAGTATTTGTTTTTGCAGATATAAGTGACATTTCCACAGTTGAATCCTTGCAATACAGCTTTGGTACAATCCAAGCTGCAACTGACAACTTCTCTCCTGATAATAAAATTGGTGAAGGTGGATTTGGGGATGTCTATAAGGTAAAGTNNNNNNNNNNNNNNNNNNNNNNNNNNNNNNNNNNNNNNNNNNNNNNNNNNNNNNNNNNNNNNNNNNNNNNNNNNNNNNNNNNNNNNNNNNNNNNNNNNNNNNNNNNNNNNNNNNNNNNNNNNNNNNNNNNNNNNNNNNNNNNNNNNNNNNNNNNNNNNNNNNNNNNNNNNNNNNNNNNNNNNNNNNNNNNNNNNNNNNNNNNNNNNNNNNNNNNNNNNNNNNNNNNNNNNNNNNNNNNNNNNNNNNNNNNNNNNNNNNNNNNNNNNNNNNNNNNNNNNNNNNNNNNNNNNNNNNNNNNNNNNNNNNNNNNNNNNNNNNNNNNNNNNNNNNNNNNNNNNNNNNNNNNNNNNNNNNNNNNNNNNNNNNNNNNNNNNNNNNNNNNNNNNNNNNNNNNNNNNNNNNNNNNNNNNNNNNNNNNNNNNNNNNNNNNNNNNNNNNNNNNNNNNNNNNNNNNNNNNNNNNNNNNNNNNNNNNNNNNNNNNNNNNNNNNNNNNNNNNNNNNNNNNNNNNNNNNNNNNNNNNNNNNNNNNNNNNNNNNNNNNNNNNNNNNNNNNNNNNNNNNNNNNNNNNNNNNNNNNNNNNNNNNNNNNNNNNNNNNNNNNNNNNNNNNNNNNNNNNNNNNNNNNNNNNNNNNNNNNNNNNNNNNNNNNNNNNNNNNNNNNNNNNNNNNNNNNNNNNNNNNNNNNNNNNNNNNNNNNNNNNNNNNNNNNNNNNNNNNNNNNNNNNNNNNNNNNNNNNNNNNNNNNNNNNNNNNNNNNNNNNNNNNNNNNNNNNNNNNNNNNNNNNNNNNNNNNNNNNNNNNNNNNNNNNNNNNNNNNNNNNNNNNNNNNNNNNNNNNNNNNNNNNNNNNNNNNNNNNNNNNNNNNNNNNNNNNNNNNNNNNNNNNNNNNNNNNNNNNNNNNNNNNNNNNNNNNNNNNNNNNNNNNNNNNNNNNNNNNNNNNNNNNNNNNNNNNNNNNNNNNNNNNNNNNNNNNNNNNNNNNNNNNNNNNNNNNNNNNNNNNNNNNNNNNNNNNNNNNNNNNNNNNNNNNNNNNNNNNNNNNNNNNNNNNNNNNNNNNNNNNNNNNNNNNNNNNNNNNNNNNNNNNNNNNNNNNNNNNNNNNNNNNNNNNNNNNNNNNNNNNNNNNNNNNNNNNNNNNNNNNNNNNNNNNNNNNNNNNNNNNNNNNNNNNNNNNNNNNNNNNNNNNNNNNNNNNNNNNNNNNNNNNNNNNNNNNNNNNNNNNNNNNNNNNNNNNNNNNNNNNNNNNNNNNNNNNNNNNNNNNNNNNNNNNNNNNNNNNNNNNNNNNNNNNNNNNNNNNNNNNNNNNNNNNNNNNNNNNNNNNNNNNNNNNNNNNNNNNNNNNNNNNNNNNNNNNNNNNNNNNNNNNNNNNNNNNNNNNNNNNNNNNNNNNNNNNNNNNNNNNNNNNNNNNNNNNNNNNNNNNNNNNNNNNNNNNNNNNNNNNNNNNNNNNNNNNNNNNNNNNNNNNNNNNNNNNNNNNNNNNNNNNNNNNNNNNNNNNNNNNNNNNNNNNNNNNNNNNNNNNNNNNNNNNNNNNNNNNNNNNNNNNNNNNNNNNNNNNNNNNNNNNNNNNNNNNNNNNNNNNNNNNNNNNNNNNNNNNNNNNNNNNNNNNNNNNNNNNNNNNNNNNNNNNNNNNNNNNNNNNNNNNNNNNNNNNNNNNNNNNNNNNNNNNNNNNNNNNNNNNNNNNNNNNNNNNNNNNNNNNNNNNNNNNNNNNNNNNNNNNNNNNNNNNNNNNNNNNNNNNNNNNNNNNNNNNNNNNNNNNNNNNNNNNNNNNNNNNNNNNNNNNNNNNNNNNNNNNNNNNNNNNNNNNNNNNNNNNNNNNNNNNNNNNNNNNNNNNNNNNNNNNNNNNNNNNNNNNNNNNNNNNNNNNNNNNNNNNNNNNNNNNNNNNNNNNNNNNNNNNNNNNNNNNNNNNNNNNNNNNNNNNNNNNNNNNNNNNNNNNNNNNNNNNNNNNNNNNNNNNNNNNNNNNNNNNNNNNNNNNNNNNNNNNNNNNNNNNNNNNNNNNNNNNNNNNNNNNNNNNNNNNNNNNNNNNNNNNNNNNNNNNNNNNNNNNNNNNNNNNNNNNNNNNNNNNNNNNNNNNNNNNNNNNNNNNNNNNNNNNNNNNNNNNNNNNNNNNNNNNNNNNNNNNNNNNNNNNNNNNNNNNNNNNNNNNNNNNNNNNNNNNNNNNNNNNNNNNNNNNNNNNNNNNNNNNNNNNNNNNNNNNNNNNNNNNNNNNNNNNNNNNNNNNNNNNNNNNNNNNNNNNNNNNNNNNNNNNNNNNNNNNNNNNNNNNNNNNNNNNNNNNNNNNNNNNNNNNNNNNNNNNNNNNNNNNNNNNNNNNNNNNNNNNNNNNNNNNNNNNNNNNNNNNNNNNNNNNNNNNNNNNNNNNNNNNNNNNNNNNNNNNNNNNNNNNNNNNNNNNNNNNNNNNNNNNNNNNNNNNNNNNNNNNNNNNNNNNNNNNNNNNNNNNNNNNNNNNNNNNNNNNNNNNNNNNNNNNNNNNNNNNNNNNNNNNNNNNNNNNNNNNNNNNNNNNNNNNNNNNNNNNNNNNNNNNNNNNNNNNNNNNNNNNNNNNNNNNNNNNNNNNNNNNNNNNNNNNNNNNNNNNNNNNNNNNNNNNNNNNNNNNNNNNNNNNNNNNNNNNNNNNNNNNNNNNNNNNNNNNNNNNNNNNNNNNNNNNNNNNNNNNNNNNNNNNNNNNNNNNNNNNNNNNNNNNNNNNNNNNNNNNNNNNNNNNNNNNNNNNNNNNNNNNNNNNNNNNNNNNNNNNNNNNNNNNNNNNNNNNNNNNNNNNNNNNNNNNNNNNNNNNNNNNNNNNNNN
Coding sequences:
- the LOC107854507 gene encoding cysteine-rich receptor-like protein kinase 10 (The sequence of the model RefSeq protein was modified relative to this genomic sequence to represent the inferred CDS: added 945 bases not found in genome assembly), encoding MSTFNNIPICLSFTIILKFYSCFLFQMMNNTQVMSQPLFNTCPNTTTYEPNSTYQSSIQILLSSLATNATRPNGFYNSSANNMVYGNFLCRGDVSTSDCHQCVTTAGIDILQLCPQRKVALVYYDNCILRYSDQYFFGTPDQNLARIILYNTQNISDPDNFRPILGSMLDDVATAAANGGSAKKYATKSANYSSFQKVYALAQCTPDISAASCNTCLRDAISNLPSCCDKSQGARVVFPSCGVRYELYPFYNDTATVFTPPPPAPPQASSTPPNSSGGDSDKNRRISAGVIVAIAVSAVVSIVLLIVVYCYFRRRASKKYDAITDTKDISDISTVESLQYSFGTIQAATDNFSPDNKIGEGGFGDVYKGKFPSGQVVAVKRLSRSSGQGGQEFKNEVLVVAKLQHRNLVRLVGFCLEGDEKILVYEYVTNQSLDYFLFDPERQRILNWSTRYKIIGGIARGLLYLHEDSRLRIIHRDLKASNILLDAEMNPKISDFGMAKIFGVDQSQGNTSRVVGTYGYMSPEYAMHGQFSTKSDVFSFGVLVLEIISGKKNSTFYQEEYGGEDLISHAWKHWKNGTPLEILDPNIDTESYSRQEVIQCIHLGLLCVQEDVEQRPTIASVVLMLNSYSVTLPIPQQPPTYFFLSSRAEMMKQLGIESDKSTSNKSIPLSVNEVSITEMYPR